Proteins found in one Anopheles aquasalis chromosome 3, idAnoAquaMG_Q_19, whole genome shotgun sequence genomic segment:
- the LOC126577095 gene encoding cytochrome P450 6a2-like gives MLATSIFLAGLLYSKPLAAVPAIALVFLIYWLLRYNYKFWKINNVPHPKPSLLAGNVGATFTLRKHISQLASDWYNAFPNATFVGYFNALTPAIMVKDPVLVKNILTRDFECFAKNDFMVDPRYDPLLAHSPFVSFGEKWKRSRTLLTPSFTGAKMKQLFPVMDSVADEFVSFIKRNLGHELETKQISARFTTQNVVACTFGVDGGCFNDTDSEFRMMGRRVFDVSHSMTFKLVLQTFVPPIAKLLPISFVSKDVDEWIRSLVAGLMSKRMNAQPVAAQKDDLLQSLLSNINKHNASQTEVTAHALTVFIEGFETSSAVLGFALYRLAKSPEIQQTLFDEVSKVLAAHDGQLSYDVMQQMDYLDWVIMETLRMHPPAATMHKTSTKKYIMRRGQRDEAGHDLGVYVREGTPILIPVLALHMDAKYFPEPQQFDPERFSPARKVTHEGTVYLPFGEGPRICVGMKFGQTQVKLGLLKLILQYRVSIGPNHKPFCVDPRSLIYQAKHGLLLTFERR, from the exons ATGTTGGCCACATCGATCTTTCTCGCCGGTCTGCTGTACAGCAAACCACTGGCCGCGGTACCCGCCATCGCGCTAGTGTTTCTCATTTACTGGCTGTTACGGTACAATTAcaaattttggaaaatcaacaacgTGCCACATCCGAAACCGTCGCTGCTGGCCGGTAACGTGGGTGCAACGTTTACGCTCCGGAAGCACATCTCTCAGCTCGCCAGCGATTGGTACAA CGCCTTTCCCAATGCGACCTTTGTTGGATACTTCAACGCCTTAACTCCAGCCATAATGGTCAAAgatccggtgctggtgaagaaCATTCTAACCCGTGACTTTGAGTGTTTTGCGAAGAATGATTTCATGGTGGACCCCCGGTACGATCCGCTGCTGGCCCATAGTCCTTTTGTGTCCTTcggtgaaaagtggaaacgcTCGCGAACCCTTCTGACGCCATCATTTACCGGTGCGAAAATGAAGCAACTGTTCCCGGTTATGGATTCGGTGGCCGATgagttcgtttcgttcatcaAGCGCAACCTTGGGCATGAGCTAGAAACGAAGCAG ATTTCAGCACGCTTCACGACCCAAAATGTGGTCGCGTGTACGTTTGGTGTGGATGGCGGGTGTTTCAATGATACCGATAGTGAGTTCCGAATGATGGGCCGCCGGGTGTTCGATGTGTCCCATTCGATGACTTTTAAATTGGTGCTGCAAACGTTTGTTCCGCCGATTGCAAAGCTGCTACCTATATC ATTTGTAAGTAAGGATGTTGACGAATGGATAAGAAGCTTAGTGGCAGGTTTAATGAGCAAACGAATGAATGCTCAGCCCGTTGCGGCGCAGAAGGATGATTTGCTGCAATCTTTACTGAGTAACATTAACAAACACA ATGCATCCCAAACTGAAGTAACAGCTCATGCGCTAACCGTGTTTATCGAAGGATTCGAAACGTCTAGTGCGGTTCTTGGGTTTGCCTTGTACAGG TTGGCAAAAAGTCCGGAGATACAGCAAACACTGTTCGACGAAGTGAGCAAGGTATTGGCCGCTCATGATGGGCAGCTTAGCTATGATGTGATGCAGCAGATGGATTATTTGGACTGGGTGATCATGGAAACGCTTCGGATGCATCCACCGGCGGCAACGATGCACAAGACGTCCACCAAGAAATACATCATGCGTCGGGGACAACGGGATGAGGCTGGCCATGATCTGGGAGTGTATGTCCGGGAAGGAACTCCCATCCTGATACCAGTGCTGGCGCTCCATAT GGATGCCAAATACTTTCCAGAGCCACAGCAATTCGACCCAGAACGGTTCAGTCCGGCAAGGAAGGTGACACACGAGGGCACCGTGTATCTGCCATTCGGTGAAGGACCAAGGATCTGTGTTGGAATGAAGTTTGGTCAGACTCAGGTGAAGCTGGGTTTGCTGAAGCTTATACTGCAGTACCGTGTGTCGATCGGGCCTAACCATAAGCCGTTCTGCGTTGATCCACGGTCGCTTATATACCAGGCCAAACACGGATTGCTTTTGACCTTCGAAAGACGCTAA